The Novosphingobium resinovorum nucleotide sequence CACCGACTATTATCCTGGTGCGCCCGACCCGCTGGGCCTGCGCTTTACCGTCACCCTGCCGAACGGCGCGATGGCGGGCTGCAGTCCCGTGCGCGTGGCCGGACCGTGCGTCGTAAAGCCCTGAGATGACCATGCGCGCCCTCCTCGCCGGGCTGGCGCTGCTGATCCCGGCGGCGGCTCACGCTGCGCCCACTACGCCGGGCGATCTGGTGACGGAGCGAGCGGTACTGGTCATGCGCCACGGCATCCGCGCGCCGCTGAACGGTGAAGTACCCGAAGGCACGCGCACCGATCGGCCCTGGCCGGTCTGGCCCGTCGCGCAAAGCGTCGTCACGCCGCACGGCAAACGGGCGCTGGAGATCGTCGCCGAAAGCGACCGTCGCCTGCTTGCGTCGCGCGGCCTGCTGGATGCAGCCGGTTGCCCGAAGGCCGGGTCGGTGTCGATCGTCGCCAACGCCTCGCCGCGCGTGATCGCCAGCGCAGCGGCCTATCTCCGCGGATTTGCGCCGCAGTGCGCCATCAAGATCTCGCATCTAGAAGAACCGCAGGCCGATCCGATCTTCGAGCCCTTGCGCGCGAAAGCGACCGCGTTCGATGCCGATGCGGCCGTGGCCGATATCAACCGCTCGACCGGCGGCATGGCCCGGCTTGCCGCGCGTGACCGCAAGGAACTCGCCCTGCTCAACCGCGTGCTGGGTTGCGGCGAGGCCGATTGCCTGCCCCCGGCCGCGCCCGCCATCGCCGCGCGGGATCGCGATATCGCGCTTTCCGGCCCGATCCGCAGCGCCTCGGGCATCGCCCAAGTGCTGCTGCTGCAGTATCTGGAAGGCATGCCCGTCCAGCAGG carries:
- a CDS encoding histidine-type phosphatase produces the protein MRALLAGLALLIPAAAHAAPTTPGDLVTERAVLVMRHGIRAPLNGEVPEGTRTDRPWPVWPVAQSVVTPHGKRALEIVAESDRRLLASRGLLDAAGCPKAGSVSIVANASPRVIASAAAYLRGFAPQCAIKISHLEEPQADPIFEPLRAKATAFDADAAVADINRSTGGMARLAARDRKELALLNRVLGCGEADCLPPAAPAIAARDRDIALSGPIRSASGIAQVLLLQYLEGMPVQQVGWGRIDAAGLQRLGRLHADLFTVYTRPPYMAAHQASALGRRILDTLDHGPAFELLMGHDTNVTALAVTLGVDLCGEGCATNDVPPGGAILIERLRDARSGLRYVRASYRTQSPQALRGLGAQVSLTPLRLPGCAKDPCRYDAFAATFGQRLAK